A single Crateriforma conspicua DNA region contains:
- a CDS encoding bile acid:sodium symporter family protein, whose amino-acid sequence MIWRSLRRHWFLFGLGFAFAIGFGAGPKAAWLLDLPYLRSGFVFTVMWITGLTLRGDAIRRCVAQPLGGAMACGLNMIIVPALCYVAAIVLTPELGGGLYVAGLAPCTLASAAIWTRRAGGDDSIALLTTIVTNLACVAVVPIGLWIGLGCQAEIPIVGQIQKLFWVVVVPLLLAQATRRLGGAAAADNNRGLLAFLAQIGILVMVFFGAIASRQLMDQSDQPMSWFAGAMLLMTILAAATVHVAALLGGIRLARLGGLSQDRQIAVGFSGSQKTLMVGLQIAIDCGVSVVPMIIYHLSQLFIDTYVADRWAIAHAKHGGNQPPDPTGSLSGNSGPPNAARKRMPTGDSIPGNRNPGGA is encoded by the coding sequence ATGATCTGGAGAAGCCTTCGTCGGCATTGGTTTTTATTCGGACTGGGATTCGCCTTTGCGATCGGGTTTGGTGCCGGTCCGAAGGCCGCTTGGTTGTTGGATTTGCCCTATTTGCGCAGCGGGTTCGTGTTCACGGTGATGTGGATCACGGGCCTGACGTTGCGTGGCGATGCGATCCGCCGCTGTGTGGCCCAGCCTTTGGGCGGCGCGATGGCCTGTGGGCTGAACATGATCATTGTTCCCGCACTTTGCTATGTCGCAGCGATTGTTTTGACCCCCGAATTGGGCGGTGGGTTGTATGTGGCGGGGCTGGCGCCGTGCACGTTGGCTTCGGCCGCGATTTGGACCCGACGTGCCGGTGGTGACGATTCGATTGCGCTGTTGACGACGATCGTCACCAATTTGGCGTGCGTTGCCGTGGTCCCGATCGGTTTATGGATCGGTTTGGGCTGTCAGGCGGAAATCCCCATCGTCGGCCAGATTCAGAAGCTGTTTTGGGTGGTGGTCGTTCCCCTGTTGCTGGCCCAGGCGACCCGACGATTGGGCGGGGCGGCGGCGGCGGATAACAATCGAGGGCTGCTGGCTTTTCTGGCCCAGATCGGCATTCTGGTCATGGTCTTTTTCGGTGCGATTGCCAGTCGGCAACTGATGGACCAGTCCGACCAGCCGATGAGTTGGTTCGCCGGGGCGATGCTGCTGATGACGATCTTGGCTGCTGCGACCGTCCACGTCGCGGCGTTGCTGGGCGGCATTCGCTTGGCAAGGTTGGGCGGTTTGTCCCAGGATCGCCAAATCGCCGTTGGGTTTTCCGGCAGCCAAAAAACGCTGATGGTGGGATTGCAGATCGCCATTGATTGTGGCGTCAGCGTGGTGCCGATGATCATTTACCACCTGTCACAGTTGTTCATCGACACATATGTGGCCGATCGTTGGGCCATCGCTCACGCCAAACACGGCGGAAACCAGCCACCTGATCCGACCGGATCCTTGTCGGGAAATTCGGGCCCCCCCAACGCTGCCCGAAAGAGGATGCCCACGGGAGATTCGATTCCCGGGAACAGAAATCCCGGCGGGGCTTGA